Proteins encoded together in one Luteimonas fraxinea window:
- a CDS encoding BolA family protein — protein MDTQTITDLIQQGLPDAVVHVQGDDGVHFEALVVSPAFAGKLPLARHRMVYATLGALMGREIHALALNTKTPDEHAAAGAGQG, from the coding sequence TTGGACACCCAGACCATCACCGACCTCATCCAGCAGGGTCTGCCCGACGCCGTGGTGCACGTGCAGGGCGACGACGGCGTGCACTTCGAGGCGCTGGTCGTCTCGCCCGCATTCGCCGGCAAGCTGCCGCTGGCGCGTCACCGCATGGTGTATGCGACGCTCGGCGCGCTGATGGGTCGCGAGATCCACGCGCTCGCACTCAACACGAAGACGCCCGACGAACACGCGGCTGCCGGCGCAGGGCAGGGCTGA
- a CDS encoding KpsF/GutQ family sugar-phosphate isomerase has translation MVDHPREVAAAGSDFAASGRRVFAVEVEGLQTVAARLDGEFSAACARILECRGRVVCMGMGKSGHVARKIAATFASTGTPAFYVHPGEAGHGDLGMITDADVVLALSYSGESDEILMLLPVLKRQGNALIAVTGRSTSTMAMAADIHLDISVPAEACPLALAPTASTTASLAMGDALAVALLEARGFTADDFARSHPAGALGRRLLLHIRDVMHGGGEIPTVAADASLADALLEMSRKRLGMTVVVDEAQRLIGLYTDGDLRRTLTDPAIDVRDARIADVMTRDPIAIAADALAVEAARLMETRKITMLPVVDGERRVVGALNIQDLLRARVV, from the coding sequence ATGGTCGACCACCCCCGTGAAGTTGCCGCTGCCGGGTCCGATTTCGCGGCCAGCGGACGACGCGTCTTCGCGGTCGAGGTCGAAGGTCTGCAGACGGTGGCCGCGCGGCTGGACGGCGAATTCTCCGCCGCCTGCGCGCGCATCCTCGAATGCCGCGGCCGCGTGGTCTGCATGGGCATGGGCAAGTCCGGCCATGTCGCCCGCAAGATCGCCGCAACCTTCGCATCGACCGGCACCCCGGCCTTCTACGTGCACCCGGGCGAAGCCGGCCACGGCGACTTGGGCATGATCACCGACGCCGACGTCGTGCTGGCGCTGTCGTATTCGGGCGAGTCCGACGAGATCCTGATGCTGCTGCCGGTGCTCAAGCGCCAAGGCAATGCGCTGATCGCGGTGACCGGACGCTCCACGTCGACGATGGCCATGGCCGCCGACATCCACCTCGACATCAGCGTGCCGGCCGAAGCCTGTCCGCTGGCGCTGGCACCGACCGCGAGCACGACGGCGTCTCTCGCGATGGGCGATGCGCTGGCCGTCGCGCTACTGGAGGCGCGCGGCTTCACCGCCGACGACTTCGCCCGCTCGCACCCGGCCGGCGCCCTCGGCCGCCGCCTGTTGCTGCACATCCGCGACGTCATGCATGGCGGCGGCGAGATTCCGACCGTGGCCGCCGACGCCTCGCTGGCCGACGCGCTGCTGGAAATGAGCCGCAAGCGTCTGGGCATGACCGTGGTCGTCGACGAGGCCCAGCGCCTGATCGGCCTCTACACCGACGGCGACCTGCGCCGCACGCTGACCGATCCCGCCATCGACGTCCGCGACGCGCGGATCGCCGACGTGATGACCCGCGATCCGATCGCGATCGCCGCCGATGCGCTCGCGGTCGAGGCGGCGCGCCTGATGGAAACCCGCAAGATCACCATGCTGCCGGTCGTCGATGGCGAACGCCGGGTGGTCGGGGCGCTGAACATCCAGGACCTGCTGCGCGCCCGCGTGGTCTGA
- the murA gene encoding UDP-N-acetylglucosamine 1-carboxyvinyltransferase, with the protein MDKIIVTGGATLQGEVRISGAKNAVLPILCATLLADAPVEVTNVPHLHDVLTTTKLLSGLGAGVEHDVENGRVTVDPRSVTSHVAPYELVRTMRASILVLGPLLAKYGAAEVSLPGGCAIGARPVDLHIKALEALGATITVEHGFIRAQAERLRGGHVVFETISVGATENVLMAATLADGTTLIDNAAREPEIVDLAECLIAMGADIRGAGTSRIEVRGVERLHGATHAVVADRIETGTFLVAAAMTGGRVTAVGARPDTLGAVIERLRHAGATVEIDCDRITVDMQGRRPRAIDIVTAPHPGFPTDMQAQFMAMNCVAEGTGTIDETIFENRFMHVSELMRLGAEIDIDGPRASVHGVERLSGAPVMATDLRASASLILAGLVADGDTTIDRIYHLDRGYEHIERKLSGLGARIRRVK; encoded by the coding sequence ATGGACAAGATCATCGTCACCGGCGGCGCGACGCTGCAGGGCGAAGTGCGCATTTCCGGCGCCAAGAACGCCGTGCTGCCGATCCTGTGCGCGACCCTGCTCGCCGATGCACCGGTCGAAGTCACCAACGTGCCGCATCTGCACGACGTGCTGACGACGACCAAGCTCCTGTCGGGTCTGGGCGCGGGCGTGGAGCACGACGTCGAGAACGGGCGCGTCACCGTCGATCCGCGCAGCGTGACCAGCCATGTCGCACCGTACGAACTCGTGCGCACGATGCGCGCCTCGATCCTCGTGCTCGGCCCGTTGCTGGCCAAGTACGGCGCGGCGGAAGTTTCGCTGCCGGGTGGCTGCGCGATCGGTGCGCGTCCGGTGGATCTGCACATCAAGGCGCTCGAAGCGCTGGGCGCGACGATCACCGTCGAACACGGTTTCATCCGCGCGCAGGCCGAGCGTCTGCGCGGTGGCCACGTGGTGTTCGAAACGATCAGCGTCGGCGCAACCGAGAACGTGCTGATGGCGGCGACGCTCGCCGATGGCACGACGCTGATCGACAACGCCGCGCGCGAGCCGGAGATCGTCGATCTGGCCGAATGTCTGATCGCGATGGGCGCCGACATCCGCGGCGCCGGCACCTCGCGCATCGAAGTGCGCGGCGTCGAGCGTCTGCATGGCGCCACGCATGCCGTCGTCGCCGACCGCATCGAGACCGGCACCTTCCTCGTGGCCGCGGCGATGACCGGCGGTCGCGTGACCGCAGTGGGTGCGCGTCCGGACACGCTGGGCGCGGTGATCGAACGCCTGCGCCATGCCGGCGCGACGGTCGAGATCGACTGCGACCGCATCACCGTCGACATGCAGGGCCGTCGCCCGCGCGCGATCGACATCGTCACCGCGCCGCACCCCGGGTTTCCGACCGACATGCAGGCGCAGTTCATGGCGATGAACTGTGTCGCCGAAGGCACCGGCACGATCGACGAGACGATCTTCGAGAACCGTTTCATGCACGTCAGCGAGCTGATGCGCCTGGGCGCGGAGATCGACATCGACGGCCCGCGCGCCAGCGTGCACGGCGTCGAGCGTCTCAGTGGCGCGCCGGTGATGGCGACCGATCTGCGCGCATCGGCGTCGCTGATCCTCGCCGGCCTGGTGGCCGACGGCGACACGACGATCGACCGCATCTATCACCTCGATCGCGGTTACGAGCACATCGAACGCAAGCTCTCGGGGCTCGGTGCGCGCATCCGGCGGGTGAAGTAG